A region from the Strix uralensis isolate ZFMK-TIS-50842 chromosome 24, bStrUra1, whole genome shotgun sequence genome encodes:
- the TMEM183A gene encoding transmembrane protein 183A has translation MAPRGRPDAAAMPKRGARKRLKFRADDVCSERVTVADYANSDPAVVKSGRVKKAVANAVQQEVKSLCGLEASCVPAEEVLSMSGESCDSSDEMDTKESINGRTASRKKKSKRHKENPDGGGGEEYPIDIWLLLASYIRPEDIVRFSLICKKAWTVTCTAAFWTRLYRRHYSLDAYLPLRLRPESMEKLHCLRACVIRSLYHMYEPFASRVSRNPAIPDSTPSTLKNSRCLLFWCKKIEGNRQEAMWEFNFKFKKQSPRFKSKCCKGLQPPIQYEEVHTNPDQDCCLLQITTFNFIFVPIVMGMTFTLFTINVSTDMRHHRVRLVFQDAPVRNGKKPRLDQGVQVVLDPVHSVRLLDWWHPQYPFSPKA, from the exons ATGGCCCCGCGCGGCCGCCCCGACGCCGCCGCCATGCCCAAGAGGGGCGCCCGCAAACGCCTCAAGTTCCGGGCCGACGATGTGTGCTCCGAGCGCG TGACGGTGGCAGATTATGCTAACTCAGACCCAGCTGTCGTGAAATCTGGACGGGTGAAAAAAGCTGTGGCCAATGCAGTTCAGCAGGAAG TTAAATCCCTCTGTGGTTTGGAAGCTTCTTGTGTTCCTGCTGAGGAAGTTCTCTCCATGTCGGGAGAGTCTTGTGACAGCAGCGATGAAATGGATACAAAGGAAAGCATCAACGGGCGAACTGCatctagaaaaaagaaaagcaaaaggcaCAAAG AAAATCCTGATGGGGGTGGCGGAGAAGAATACCCCATTGATATCTGGCTGTTGTTGGCTTCCTACATCCGCCCTGAAGACATTGTCCGGTTTTCTTTGATTTGTAAGAAAGCCTGGACTGTTACTTGCACTGCTGCCTTTTGGACCAGACTCTACAGAAG GCACTACAGTCTGGACGCGTACCTGCCTCTCCGCTTGCGGCCAGAGTCCATGGAGAAGCTGCACTGTCTCCGGGCGTGTGTCATCCGGTCGCTGTACCACATGTACGAGCCTTTCGCGTCTCGAGTCTCCAGGAATCCAGCTATTCCAGACAGTACTCCCAGCACTTTAAAAAATTCCAGA TGTCTGCTTTTCTGGTGCAAAAAGATTGAAGGGAACAGACAAGAAGCAATGTGGGAATTCAACTTCAAGTTCAAAAAGCAG tctccCAGATTTAAGAGCAAGTGTTGCAAAGGTCTTCAGCCACCGATTCAGTATGAAGAAGTCCATACAAATCCGGATCAGGATTGCTGTCTTCTGCAGATCACCACCTTTAACTTCATATTCGTGCCAATAGTCATGGGTATGACGTTCACCTTG TTCACCATCAATGTGAGCACAGACATGAGGCATCATCGCGTGCGCCTGGTGTTCCAGGACGCCCCAGTTCGCAACGGCAAGAAACCTCGCCTTGACCAAGGAGTGCAGGTCGTGCTGGACCCCGTGCACAGTGTGCGGCTCCTGGATTGGTGGCACCCACAGTACCCCTTCTCTCCAAAAGCTTAG